A window of Eucalyptus grandis isolate ANBG69807.140 chromosome 4, ASM1654582v1, whole genome shotgun sequence genomic DNA:
AAATGCCGTTGGTCTTATTAATGTCATTGCTGTCCTATCTCAGATTTCTCAGTATTGCTAAAATTCCATTTTCATACCAGCACTCTTTGCTTCGGCCaaccaaaagaacaaattgATCTTCTCTTTTGACTGATCTTGACCTCGAGAAACCTACCAATTTTGCTGTCATTTAACTGCATCTATCGGTCCAATTTTAGCGTCCAGTCATAAGTTTACCTGTACCTGTAAgtcaatcttcaagaaaaccGACAAATGAAGGGAGGTAAAAAAAGGGCAGGTAAGGATTTCAAGATAAATGTACTTTGATCACCAAAGTGGCAAGCCTAGTATTAACGAGATACATTGTACTTCACAAGATCAAGCGAATCTCAGAATAAATATCTAGTTACAATGTATCTTGTATAGATATACATCTCAACTGATAGAATTTTGGTGGGATGTAATGAGCTTACCAAGTGGTCAGAAACTAAGAATCCATGCAAGGTATAGGACCCTTATGATAGCCCAAAGGACGTCGCTAGCGAGCTAACcgcccctcctttttttttttttttcaagaaaagaaaagtctaatttgacttttctttttcttttttttgcttgtcGTACATACATGACTCATAAGTATTTTGTTTGTACATATCAAAAAGTTAGAAAGATATAGAATTTTTCTAATAATCTAAGGGCACAACCGTAAAGACTCAAATATCTAAAAGACCACGTAACTCTCTTAAAGTCCATGAATCGGTTGAGTTCAACCTTTTTGACGCGTGCGCATGGTCTTAATCGAGAGTAGCTTTTCACGCGATCGGTGCTTTCCAATAATTGGCCTCAAGCAGCGGTTATCTCTTTAGGAACAGTGTCGGCCACATTCTCTTCTGCGGTAAGAAAGGCAAGGCACATGGGTTCCTAGCACTTTTGTCCACGCTGAGCTGCAATGTCGACAGCATCATAATCGAATCATCCAAGGATACAGCCGAGAAAGGGACCATTTCTCTCCACGCTCCAATCTTTAAGGAGTTCCGATCGCTTTCGAGTCGATATACGGCTCGTGTCTTGCCCGTCAAGTGCCCTCGTTCTTCATCCGCTCTTTCGGCCTGTTTCGATCCTCATTTTCAAAGGCGTACGCATGCAGGCGTGCGCTTTTATATACACTGTCATTAAGCGATTTAggcacattttttttaatctttcttcaaAGTGTAGAACTATGCGAACACActtatgtttaaatttttcacTGTGGATAATTATACTTTTTCAGCTATTAAGTGCCCTCCTCCATTCCCCATCCACTACCCACATaattcttctaaatttaataagTTGGGACCACTACAGGATGAAGAAATCGGTTCGGGCCTTCTAGAGAATAGTGAGAGTCGAGTTTCCGATGCTCTGTCCCTAAAGAGTAAAGGGGCTGATGATCGACACTTAATTGCTGAGGTCCAATCTCCATCCCAATTTGTTTCAAATGACCCTTTTCCTAATGCTTAATTGGATCTCCGCTAACAGCAGTGTCGGGGCAACCCATGAGATGTGAAATGAAAGCCGTTGTTAGCCCCACGGTTCCCTACGCGGCAACAATTCTGGAGTACCAGACAACCGAGGTACTCGAGCTCACTGGGCAACGCAAACAAAAGACCTGAAGGCGAAGAGGATGACCATCGAGTTGTTCATGTGACAAATTGTGACGAACGCCCGGGAGTATCTTCTGGATTTctgccccaaaaaaaaatggactttCTATGTCAAGCTGGCCAGCTCGGAGTCTCGGACAAGAGAGAATTGGACCCGTCGGTCCGGTGAGGAGTGACCGGTGTCGATGATCGACTTACATTAAAAGTTTTCACACCGCCCCTCACCATGAGCAACGCGGTAGGGCAAAAGATGACGAGGATGCAACGTCAGTGGAATTTCAGTATTTCCGcgatgaaaattttcataagtAAAGGCTATTACAACTTTCTGCATCTCCCAAGTATACAGTAAGGCTATTACCACTTTCTTGCTACTCTAGTCTCTCACAAAGGGGTGCATTGGCATTTAGGAATCACAGAATAAGTTTCACACTGCCGTCTTAACTCATGAGAGAGACGTTTGCCACCTTCGCAGGATGGATCCTTTGCCATTGCTCCTGCATACTTAGCGCAAGAGAATGTGGTGGAAAGGGAATTACCGCAGGAATGAATGCGAAATGAGGAACCGAAGGAATACTAACGAAATGTGAGGCATGGAAATGTATGAGCTAGTGTGCAGAAATTTTGTGGCAATCCAAAATCATTTGACTGTAATATCGAATATGcaccccaaaaggaaaaatgactAATACGATCCATTCCATTTAGGATGCTCACTCCattgttaaatattttctacctaGCGAGAGAAAAGAGTCCAGGCTGCAATCACAATTCGCATCCCAGCCCTGATTCAGCATATGCTAAACATCTACTCGAGATCAATTAACACAGGCAATATAAAAGCATGGGTAGCACGTCCAAAAGTTGCGAACAAGGGCCGTGCACACTGCATTTATACATGGTGAAAGGTTTCATGTCCACTGGACAATTAAGAGATGAAATTTAACCTCAGTGTTGATCCAGCTGGCTTCTCAAGGAAACATAGTGTAGGTGCTCATCATCTTTGTGATCGAGAAAAGTTGAATCACCAGATCCTTCAAACATCTCCACATATATTCAGTGCATCGATGCCTAACTACAGATGGGTCATCTCACTAGCTCAACATCTACTCACGCTCTATCTGAATAGTGACATGACTGATGTTATATTCTCTTCTGATGAAGTCAACAACCTTGTTCAGCACCATGTCCGCATTGGCTTCACGCTTTATTTTAACATGGCAAGCCAGCAAGACTTTCCCGACTGTTATTGCCCAGATGTGCAACTCATGCACTGCAGTCACATCATCCATCTCGCACAGACCCTGTGCCAGCCTCGTGGCATCAATCTCCCTCGGTGTGCTCTCCATGAGAACCTCCAAAATATTCCGAAGCATTCTTATTGTAGTGCAGCACAATCACTGAGAATATAAGGGTACAtatcaaatcaatgatcttcCACTCAGGCTTATACCATATGATCGCTCCACCAATCATCACACCAACACTCTGAATCGAATCTCCTAGCACATGAAGATAAGCACCCTGTACATTGATATTCCATATCTTCTTCTGTTTCAGCCCACTCTCTTTCTTGTTATTGATATCACAGCAAGACTTGACCAATGGCTCTGTAAGATCTGTTTCAtggccatgatgatgatcatgCTCATGATGATGTTCCAGAAATTCTTTATCATGATGGTGGTGATGTGCATCAGCTGTGACTTGGGGTTTTGGGTTATGTCCAGCATGATCCTCATCATTATGGTCATGGCTTCCATGGTCATGACCATCTCCACTATGCTGGTGATCGTGATTATGGCCTTGACCGTGACCGTGTGCATCAGCTGTGACTTGGAGTTTTGGGTTATGTCCAGCATGATCCTCGTCATTATGGTCATGACCATCTCCACTATGCCGGTGATCGTGATCACGGCCTTGACCGTGACCGTGACCATGTTCGTGACCATGGCCGTGACCGTGGCCGTGACCGTGACCGTGACCGTGACCGTGACCATGTTCTTGACCGTGACCATGACTGTGACCATGACCGTGGTTGTGACCGTGGCCGTGACCCAGCAAGAGTGCCATGGCAATATTAACCAATAAACCAAAGgcagaaacaagaaacattaGAAAACCCTGAACTTCACCTGTATCATGGATCAGCCTTTCGATGGCTTCATATACGAGAATCCCAGCAAGAAGCCATATCATTTGAATAGACACAAGAGCACCAAGAATCTCAATCCTGAAGAAACCATAGGATTGACAAGGTGTTGCCTCCCATCCCAAAGCCCACAGAGAGAATAAGGATATAGCAAATGCAGCAACGTCTGACAATAGATGAGCTGCATCTGTTAGAATTGCTAGACTGTTCGCTTTGATGCCTCCAACAACCTCTACGGCCATGAATACTATGCAGAGGACAACTGCCACCAAAAGTTTCCTCATAGATGCTGACCGCTCCTTTTCATCTTGAGAACTGGCACTAGAATCTTTAAATCCACAGGGTGCCTCACCACAAATTTTCATCCTGCCTGCGCCTGTTTCTGCTGGCACTTCCCCACAAACTTCAATTATATGTCCACTTTCACCACTCCGAGCTTCCATCTGAAAACAATCCCAGAATAACATGTCAAAGGATTTAATGCAAATGCCAAGTATTTCATATAACATATATACCCACTTTACATTAAAACAAGAGTAATCTAGAAGAATCTCTAGATAAAAAATACACGCACATGAAAAACAGATTAGCATAAGAAAATGTGATGTCAAATGgttgaataataaaatatgcagCTTGCAGAGTCATTTGATTGTGACGTGCCAAATTATAAGCCCCATGCCACATAGAATCAAAGAAGAAACTTACACTTCAAAGGCTGGATCACTCTATGCTAAAAGcagagaataaaaagaaagaaaaaggaaaaagtagcTTACCCTAAAATTCCAGTCTAATACCAAAAGACAAGTATCTTATGGAAACTTATCGTTTGAATTTTCTCTATTTCATATTCCAGTATTTCAATCTGTGAATAGCACTGAGTCTAATCTTAAAAAGTATCACAATTTAATACCTCAGCAATCTTTTTTTGGTAGATGCAAGATTCCCAAAAGACAGATTCCAAAGTACACCTTCATATCCATCAAAAAGGAAGCCTCAAATGCCTCTCAATGAACATTTAGAATTCTAGTTACTTCAAAGTTCAAACCAAAGCCATTGAACATACCATCATGACCGTAAACTAATGCACTTTAAATGAGTATCTAAATCTACGTATAGAATTTTCAACACATATGTCAATGGCCCAAACATCGCCTCCTATCTGAATACTCACCTTTTGACTGATATACAAACCCAACTGGAAAGCATATTAATTTCCAGATAACTGGGACAATTCTGCATGTGGTCTCTAAAGCATATACCATAATGCAGCAAGATTCTCATCTAGTTGTCCATTCTTTGGAAGCATGACATGTAAATTCCTAATTGATGCTAGTGATGCAACTACTGTTGGCCAAACCACAGCCTGCAACTATTAATGTAATGATGAAACTAGCTTGAGGAACAGTATTCACTAATGCcgaattattattatctttctttttgctaaCCTATAAGTTCCTCGATTACCATGATGCAAAAATTAGTAGCACTCCACAAAATTAACTGGTGAGTGCGCAACTGAATGAAAAGTAAACAGGAATtttattcaaaacaaaaattgttaagCTTGGAATCTTACCAATGTCTTGACACACATATGGATTGTGTAACtaattaataccataaaattctaaaaacgTACAGCTATACCAAAATGTCATAAATGAGTGCAAAACTGAGATTCCCACTCCAGACACTTTTCTCCCCATCCCTCTCAAGTATATACAATGCCGCATCCTTTTCGCATCTATATCAGAGGAGACTCTAAAATCTAGAAAACAATAATTGAACTCTATATACTAATCCCATACATGACAATTAAACACTATCCAAGATTCTCCAGCGTCCATGTTTCAGACTAATCAGACTTCGGATTGGGACATTTGGAACTAAATAAGATTGTAACTCACATCcttataaataatttgaaagcCAGAAATATCTGAGACTTGCAAAGATTCAGTAACAATGAGTTTTGAGCAGATGTAATTAGTTTGACTCAAGCCATAACTGATAGAGCATGGTGCGAAATCTACTATCCCATGGACCATGTCCGTGACTGGGTCCCTTTCAGAAGTTTTGTCCACTTTTCACTATATTTTAATCCTCCTGGCTCTTTTCAATCATCATCCATTTATGCTGTCATTATGCAAGGCATCAAAGCAGAAGTTCATCAAATGTTATGCATTAAAGTAGAATAAAAAACTCAGAGCAGCCAAACTCTGAAAAGCAAGGACACTTTGCTCAAAATACATTGAATCCAGCATAGTCAACTCAATGGGTCACCCTGATAGTTATCAAAAAAGCACAAGCGACACAGAAAATAACTGGCGTTATCAACCATCCAAGCAACAATCGCCACTGAAATTCAACGTGCCATCACAAATTTTGGATCCACTCTGTTTCAAGTAGAAGAAAACACCACTCAAGCATGTAAACCAAGCAAAAATATCGCAATCATAGAAACCTATCCACTCCGGCAAATCGGATGCACTCCTCAATGACTTCCACCACATATACAAACACTGAAACCTAAAATTATGcaaggaaaacccaaaaaaccAGGCATGTGGAGCAAATTGacagtaaaataaataaataaaacaaaaacacagaGCAAAGAATTTTCACAAGGTCCAACGAACAAAACAACCGCAGAAACAAACCTCGAACATACGAATTCTCAATTGCTGAATCTCTATCAAGCGTGCGCGTAAACACAACAAACAAAaacatcaacaacaacaaaaaaagaaacccatGTCCGCAACCAGGAAAATACAACACCCCTCGCAAAACTCGACGCAAGCAAGTCTTCCAGAGATAGATGCTGAGAATCACGCGACGCATCAGCCATGCAAAGCCCAGAAACTCGCACTGAACCCACCACAACCAAAACCCATCTCGCAAAATACCCACAGACACGCCCTGCACACCGCCGAAAAGTCCAAAGCCTCCTCCTCCCGCTACAAATCGACATAATCTCTCAGACTGCATTCGCAAAACAACCCATCGATCGAATTCCCACGAGCAAAAGAAGAACCCGACGAGAATCAAACGACGACTAGAACACGCAGAGAGGACCACGCAAGAAGCCATCGAAGGAAGCGATCGACTTTAGCCTGGCGACGTCAGGCAAGCGAGCAACTACCGTCTCCTCAAATTTCCACGGCGGTTCGACTTCTTGGACATGTTCAAGATACCCTCGGCttagaatttattctaaacttcgGTCTTAGAGTTTTAGCGTTGGTGTGGAGAAAaatcaggttgttccatataaataaattatcgtgtcaatttattctaaacttcgAGTTGTGGAGCATTACGGTACATGCATTTTTATAACACAATATTTGGCCAAGACATCGGACGGCAAGATTGAGTTGTCCATTTTGATGAAAAAGGCTGATAGGGTCAAGCATAGGGAGTGAGAAcgcacaaagaagaagaaagagcaaaGAGAACTTTTGGCACACGAAAAAAGATGAAGCTCTTGAACACACCATGATTTGTACCGTGAGATCTGCATCCAATTGAATAGTTAATTTAAGTGTGGAAAACactcaaatatataaataattgtaACTCTGAAACTCCGattattaatgaattatttgttgctaatttttctttttagagtaGGTATCaatatttaaatcaaattacGTAAATCTcgaatgtttttattatttaatgtttatttttctaatgatTTCGCATTAATTTAATTACAAGATCCAATTGTTTTCTGCTTTAATCTCGAAACACATACTTTGTCCACCTGAACGAATGTAATTTGACATGACGACCTATGGAAAATGCCTTGGTAGGCAAATACGAGATCACATCAAGGTCAAGACAAAATCGactcttccttttatattttaactACTTTAAAGCACACGGCTCTCCAGTGGGTGGGTTCCAAGTGAAGTTTTTAAAAGTCGGGAGCATTCTCCAAAATGTAATTTTCTAGAGTCTGATATTTGTATAACAAAATGGAGCAACATCGAGAATCTCTCAACAGCTAAAGTATTGGACccaattcgaccaaaaaaaggcATAAGACCCAAGAaataaaaggggaagaaagcGTACTTTTCACCAACAGACGGTAATTAAAGGATGATGCTAATCGAATCTACCATCAAAATCCAGAAAAATTCACTGGCCCACCcgggagaggaaagaaaaggtacATTTTCCAGTGATTGATTTTCACTAACACGTCAGAATTGGAAAAACAAGCCTACCAAAAGTTGACCTCGATTCTTCTTTTAAAATTGGgtaaatatcatgaaaaatccaaaatccagattttgtgacaaatttaccccatgctatttttttttttaccaccaaaaaccctaaaatagtatacatttgacaaatttaccacaaactggtatatttgtgataaatttaccatatgttagtttttgttaaattttaccgtcaaattattaagttaaataacacgtgacaattgactcggtttaccaattttggattttacacTCCATTTGTCAtcgttt
This region includes:
- the LOC104428858 gene encoding LOW QUALITY PROTEIN: metal tolerance protein A2-like (The sequence of the model RefSeq protein was modified relative to this genomic sequence to represent the inferred CDS: inserted 2 bases in 1 codon), coding for MVFVRMYIKESNRRGNLRRRQLLARSPDIARMEARSGESGHIIEVCGEVPAETGAGRMKICGEAPCGFKDSSASSQDEKERSASMRKLLVAVVLCIVFMAVEVVGGIKANSLAILTDAAHLLSDVAAFAISLFSLWALGWEATPCQSYGFFRIEILGALVSIQMIWLLAGILVYEAIERLIHDTGEVQGFLMFLVSAFGLLVNIAMALLLGHGHGHNHGHGHSHGHGQEHGHGHGHGHGHGHGHGHGHEHGHGHGQGRDHDHRHSGDGHDHNDEDHAGHNPKLQVTADAHGHGQGHNHDHQHSGDGHDHGSHDHNDEDHAGHNPKPQVTADAHHHHHDKEFLEHHHEHDHHHGHETDLTEPLVKSCCDINNKKESGLKQKKIWNINVQGAYLHVLGDSIQSVGVMIGGAIIWYKPEWKIIDLICTLIFSVIVLXTTIRMLRNILEVLMESTPREIDATRLAQGLCEMDDVTAVHELHIWAITVGKVLLACHVKIKREANADMVLNKVVDFIRREYNISHVTIQIERE